In a single window of the Nicotiana tomentosiformis chromosome 8, ASM39032v3, whole genome shotgun sequence genome:
- the LOC104086230 gene encoding heavy metal-associated isoprenylated plant protein 39-like isoform X2, whose product MDMKGKKLTIIGAVDPVSVVSKLRKFWWAEILIVGPVKEPEKKKETKKEPKKEEIKKEEEPPKEEPKKEEPPKEEAPKEEAKKEESPKEKAKKEETKKEEEKKEEPKKEEEKKPQPQPHPQRILLPQPQPYLQAAYRPYYPPMHTYYQVHHNMEENPNACNIC is encoded by the coding sequence ATGGATATGAAAGGTAAGAAATTAACCATCATTGGGGCAGTTGATCCAGTGAGTGTAGTGAGCAAATTGCGTAAATTTTGGTGGGCAGAAATACTTATAGTAGGACCAGTCAAAGAaccagaaaagaaaaaagaaacaaaaaaagaacCTAAAAAGGAAGAAATCAAGAAAGAGGAGGAGCCACCTAAAGAGGAACCAAAGAAAGAAGAGCCACCCAAAGAAGAAGCACCTAAAGAGGAAGCAAAGAAAGAGGAATCACCCAAAGAGAAAGCAAAAAAAGAAGAgactaaaaaagaagaagaaaagaaagaagaacccAAAAAGGAAGAAGAGAAGAAACCACAACCACAGCCACATCCACAGAGGATACTTTTGCCACAACCACAACCTTATCTGCAAGCTGCTTATAGGCCATATTATCCTCCAATGCACACATATTACCAAGTTCACCACAACATGGAAGAGAATCCTAATGCATGCAATATTTGTTAA
- the LOC104086230 gene encoding heavy metal-associated isoprenylated plant protein 39-like isoform X1 yields MKKLILIKVDLEDAREKRKALKTVSVLSGIDEISMDMKGKKLTIIGAVDPVSVVSKLRKFWWAEILIVGPVKEPEKKKETKKEPKKEEIKKEEEPPKEEPKKEEPPKEEAPKEEAKKEESPKEKAKKEETKKEEEKKEEPKKEEEKKPQPQPHPQRILLPQPQPYLQAAYRPYYPPMHTYYQVHHNMEENPNACNIC; encoded by the exons ATGAAG AAACTTATCCTGATCAAAGTGGATTTAGAAGATGCCAGAGAAAAGCGAAAGGCCTTGAAGACAGTCTCTGTTCTTTCAG GAATTGATGAGATATCGATGGATATGAAAGGTAAGAAATTAACCATCATTGGGGCAGTTGATCCAGTGAGTGTAGTGAGCAAATTGCGTAAATTTTGGTGGGCAGAAATACTTATAGTAGGACCAGTCAAAGAaccagaaaagaaaaaagaaacaaaaaaagaacCTAAAAAGGAAGAAATCAAGAAAGAGGAGGAGCCACCTAAAGAGGAACCAAAGAAAGAAGAGCCACCCAAAGAAGAAGCACCTAAAGAGGAAGCAAAGAAAGAGGAATCACCCAAAGAGAAAGCAAAAAAAGAAGAgactaaaaaagaagaagaaaagaaagaagaacccAAAAAGGAAGAAGAGAAGAAACCACAACCACAGCCACATCCACAGAGGATACTTTTGCCACAACCACAACCTTATCTGCAAGCTGCTTATAGGCCATATTATCCTCCAATGCACACATATTACCAAGTTCACCACAACATGGAAGAGAATCCTAATGCATGCAATATTTGTTAA